One Bufo gargarizans isolate SCDJY-AF-19 chromosome 3, ASM1485885v1, whole genome shotgun sequence DNA segment encodes these proteins:
- the LOC122931298 gene encoding olfactory receptor 52M1-like produces the protein MATPNNSCFQPSFFILVGIPGLEHLHVWISIPFFLIFLSAIIGNYMVVLIIVMETSLHQPMYIYFILLAFIDLILANTTMPKLLSVFWFHYNKINFLSCLFQMFCVHAFSTIESGIFLAMAYDRYVAICNPLRYSVTVTTRVIIGSGALAILRGVFFILPLPLLLRRFDQYTSNVILHSYCEHMAVVRLACADGSFNDHVGMAVGFMVLVMDLVLILTSYVMILRALLRLTAEARLKAFGTCVSHVCAILCFYTPIVCSSMVHRFGINVPHHTHILLANFYLLVPPLLNPLVYGIRTKQVRVRVRMFFS, from the coding sequence ATGGCAACCCCCAATAATTCCTGCTTCCAGCCATCTTTCTTCATCTTGGTTGGGATCCCAGGCCTGGAGCATTTACACGTTTGGATCTCCATCCCGTTTTTCTTGATATTTCTCTCAGCCATCATTGGAAACTATATGGTTGTATTGATCATTGTCATGGAGACGAGCCTTCACCAGCCCATGTACATCTATTTTATTCTTCTCGCTTTCATAGACCTTATTTTAGCTAATACAACTATGCCCAAGCTTCTTAGCGTCTTCTGGTTCCACTATAATAAGATTAACTTCCTTTCATGTCTTTTCCAGATGTTCTGTGTGCATGCTTTCTCCACCATTGAATCTGGAATCTTTCTGGCTATGGCGTATGACCGCTATGTAGCTATATGCAACCCTCTTAGATATTCAGTCACAGTGACCACCAGAGTTATCATTGGAAGTGGGGCATTAGCCATACTGCGGGGTGTATTTTTCATCCTTCCCTTGCCTCTCTTGCTGAGAAGGTTCGACCAATACACCAGCAATGTTATCCTGCACTCGTATTGTGAACATATGGCAGTGGTGAGGCTTGCCTGTGCTGATGGCTCCTTCAATGACCATGTTGGCATGGCTGTTGGATTCATGGTGTTGGTGATGGACTTGGTGCTAATTTTAACTTCTTATGTGATGATCCTTCGTGCTCTGCTTAGGCTAACTGCTGAGGCTCGTCTGAAGGCCTTCGGAACCTGTGTTTCTCATGTCTGTGCCATTCTGTGTTTTTATACTCCAATAGTCTGTTCATCCATGGTCCATAGATTTGGCATAAATGTCCCTCATCATACTCATATCCTCCTGGCAAATTTCTATCTCCTTGTGCCTCCACTGCTGAACCCTCTGGTTTATGGAATAAGAACCAAACAGGTCAGAGTGAGGGTGAGAATGTTCTTCTCCTAA